A region of Paenibacillus thiaminolyticus DNA encodes the following proteins:
- a CDS encoding isochorismatase, which produces MALPSILPYPMPAESELPANKVAWTPDPKRAVLLIHDMQQYFVDAFNADESPVPELVENIRELRAQCAALGIPVVYSAQPGGQSPERRGLLCDFWGPGMNDGPDQKKIVEPLAPGEQDIVVTKWRYSAFQKTELLDILRQQGRDQLIVCGIYAHIGCLMTACEAFMQDVQPFFVADAVADFSADKHRMALAYAAERCAVTITTRHLVEDLARLGDSASISESAPASEPSLQAPPEGEPLPLTRQAVRVEVAGLLQEHPSRIADDDNLIHIWGLDSIRIMSLIERWRRGGTEVSFSELAERPTLADWWQLISSRMSRSLPNGDYFTV; this is translated from the coding sequence ATGGCTCTTCCTTCCATATTGCCTTATCCGATGCCTGCGGAGTCTGAACTGCCGGCCAACAAGGTGGCCTGGACGCCCGATCCGAAGCGGGCCGTTCTTCTGATTCACGATATGCAGCAATACTTCGTCGACGCTTTCAACGCAGATGAATCGCCTGTCCCGGAATTAGTAGAGAACATCCGGGAGCTTCGCGCGCAATGCGCCGCGCTCGGCATCCCTGTCGTGTACTCGGCCCAGCCCGGCGGACAGAGCCCCGAACGGCGCGGATTGCTATGCGATTTCTGGGGACCGGGCATGAATGACGGGCCAGATCAGAAAAAAATCGTGGAACCGCTGGCTCCCGGCGAGCAGGATATCGTGGTGACGAAATGGCGGTACAGCGCGTTTCAAAAAACAGAGCTGCTCGATATCCTGCGCCAGCAGGGCCGGGATCAATTGATTGTGTGCGGCATTTATGCACATATTGGATGTCTCATGACCGCATGCGAAGCATTCATGCAGGATGTGCAGCCTTTCTTCGTCGCCGACGCTGTCGCGGATTTCTCGGCAGACAAGCATCGGATGGCTCTCGCTTACGCCGCCGAACGCTGCGCGGTCACGATTACGACCCGGCATCTCGTCGAGGATCTGGCCCGGTTGGGGGATTCGGCGTCTATTTCTGAATCCGCTCCGGCGTCTGAGCCGAGCCTTCAGGCCCCGCCCGAAGGAGAGCCCTTGCCATTGACGCGGCAAGCGGTGCGCGTTGAAGTGGCAGGACTGCTGCAGGAGCATCCGTCCCGGATTGCGGATGATGACAACCTGATTCATATTTGGGGACTGGATTCGATCCGGATTATGAGTCTGATCGAACGTTGGCGCCGCGGCGGAACCGAGGTAAGCTTCTCGGAGCTGGCCGAACGCCCTACATTGGCCGACTGGTGGCAGCTTATATCTTCCCGGATGAGCCGCTCTTTGCCGAACGGCGATTATTTTACTGTATAG
- the dhbC gene encoding isochorismate synthase DhbC, with protein MLKYDDAALAASAAELLEQYRTGTSFFFSSPERTVLARGEWARVPVQEGLDGCHRLPERVAALLAVARQAGHAIPLVAGAIPFAPAKPAQLIVPNDVQWAGPLRFDTGLLREQPVASAWEIQPIPEPDRFMDGVNEALARLGEGALQKVVLSRTLRMTAPEIVDVHQLLRNLAGHNTHGYTFAVDLAAGDDSAAEAHTGRTGPRTLIGASPELLVTKTGGRVTANPLAGSAARSDDPDEDKRRAAALLASGKDRHEHEVVIDAVVAALRPYCRALHVPAGPSLVQTKTMWHLSTNITGELADPAVSSLELAMALHPTPAICGTPTDLARAVIKDIEPFERDYYTGAVGWCDVNGDGEWAVTIRCAEAEGRTLRLFAGAGIVAGSNAASELEETSAKFRTLLLAMGVDQEQCSTVKER; from the coding sequence ATGCTGAAATATGACGATGCGGCTCTTGCGGCTTCTGCCGCAGAGCTGCTGGAGCAATACCGGACGGGAACGTCCTTCTTTTTTTCTTCGCCCGAACGGACTGTGCTGGCGCGGGGAGAATGGGCGCGGGTGCCCGTACAAGAGGGGCTGGACGGGTGCCATCGCCTGCCCGAGCGCGTGGCGGCTCTTCTCGCCGTGGCGAGACAGGCGGGCCATGCCATACCGCTCGTTGCAGGCGCAATTCCATTCGCTCCTGCGAAGCCCGCGCAGCTCATCGTCCCGAACGATGTGCAATGGGCAGGACCGTTGCGCTTCGATACCGGCCTGCTGCGGGAACAGCCCGTGGCATCGGCATGGGAGATCCAGCCGATTCCGGAGCCGGACAGATTTATGGATGGCGTGAACGAAGCGCTGGCCCGTCTTGGCGAAGGCGCGCTTCAGAAGGTGGTGCTGTCGAGAACGCTGCGCATGACGGCGCCGGAAATTGTCGATGTCCATCAACTGTTGCGCAATTTGGCTGGTCATAATACCCATGGTTATACGTTTGCGGTCGATTTGGCGGCGGGAGATGACAGCGCGGCGGAAGCACACACGGGGCGCACCGGTCCCCGCACGCTGATAGGGGCCAGCCCGGAGCTGCTCGTCACGAAGACAGGGGGGCGGGTGACGGCCAATCCGTTGGCAGGCTCCGCGGCCCGCAGCGATGATCCCGATGAGGACAAGCGCAGGGCGGCTGCGCTGCTCGCCTCCGGCAAGGACAGGCATGAGCATGAAGTCGTGATCGATGCGGTCGTCGCCGCGTTGCGTCCCTATTGCCGGGCCTTGCATGTTCCCGCCGGGCCGTCGCTCGTGCAGACGAAGACGATGTGGCATCTCTCCACCAACATAACCGGGGAGCTTGCCGATCCTGCGGTTTCATCGCTGGAGTTGGCCATGGCGCTTCATCCGACGCCTGCGATTTGCGGAACACCCACGGATCTCGCTCGCGCCGTGATTAAGGACATCGAGCCCTTCGAGCGGGATTACTATACAGGCGCAGTCGGTTGGTGCGACGTGAATGGAGACGGGGAGTGGGCTGTCACGATCAGGTGCGCGGAGGCGGAAGGACGGACGCTGCGCCTGTTCGCCGGAGCGGGAATCGTCGCCGGCTCGAACGCGGCCTCGGAGCTTGAGGAGACATCGGCCAAGTTCCGCACGCTGCTGCTTGCCATGGGAGTGGATCAAGAACAATGTTCAACGGTGAAGGAGAGATGA
- a CDS encoding alpha/beta hydrolase, protein MTRNIITLDQLARRQVGIPRAEQWTLRSRAENRTYRIIVAQPEGEPPASGYPVIYLLDGNSVFGTMVEAVRLQSRRPDKTGVAPAIIVGIGYETEASYAPNRFYDYTPVPNTEYRRRSDGAELPEQGGAVAFLQFIEEELKPQIASEFRIDRNRQTIFGHSLGGLFVLYALLTKPDAFRHYIAGSPSIHWSKEYLLEQEETFTARVREEPVNVRLLLGVGEQEKSHVARNCDSARELAERLSSLSDWGVSAVYQEFEDEGHVSVLPILISRALRFALHPEQQ, encoded by the coding sequence ATGACACGGAACATCATTACGCTTGATCAGCTTGCGCGCCGCCAGGTCGGCATTCCCCGCGCGGAGCAGTGGACGCTGCGCTCGCGGGCCGAGAACCGCACCTACCGGATTATTGTGGCGCAGCCGGAGGGGGAGCCCCCTGCTTCGGGATATCCGGTGATCTATTTGCTGGACGGCAACTCGGTATTCGGAACGATGGTCGAGGCGGTGCGCCTGCAGAGCCGCCGTCCTGACAAGACGGGAGTGGCTCCGGCAATCATTGTAGGAATTGGCTATGAGACGGAGGCTTCCTATGCGCCGAATCGCTTTTACGATTACACGCCGGTTCCGAATACGGAGTACAGGCGCAGATCCGATGGAGCAGAGCTGCCTGAACAAGGCGGGGCAGTTGCGTTCCTCCAATTCATCGAGGAGGAGCTGAAGCCGCAGATCGCAAGCGAGTTCCGGATTGACCGGAACAGGCAGACGATATTCGGGCACTCTCTCGGCGGTCTGTTCGTGCTGTATGCGTTATTAACGAAGCCGGATGCGTTCCGGCACTATATTGCAGGCAGTCCGTCCATCCATTGGAGCAAGGAATATTTGCTGGAGCAGGAGGAGACATTCACGGCCCGTGTGCGGGAGGAGCCCGTCAACGTCCGGCTGCTGCTCGGAGTCGGGGAGCAGGAGAAAAGCCATGTCGCCCGCAATTGCGACAGCGCCAGGGAGCTCGCAGAGCGACTGTCTTCTCTCTCCGACTGGGGAGTGAGCGCCGTATATCAAGAATTTGAAGATGAAGGGCATGTCTCGGTGCTGCCGATTCTGATCAGCCGGGCATTGCGGTTTGCCCTGCATCCGGAACAACAATGA
- a CDS encoding (2,3-dihydroxybenzoyl)adenylate synthase — protein sequence MFNGEGEMSMVLPGCPAWPEEWAEHYRELGCWRGETFGGMLRQRAAAHGDRVAIVSGDRRISYAELDASVDRLAAGFRNLGIRPRDRVIVQLPNIPQFFEVIFALFRLGALPVFSLPAHRKSEIVYLCEFTEAAAYIIPDTDMGFDYRKLADQAREAAPGLRHVIVAGNPGKYAALDELYAEPADDIEGPRPEDAAFFQLSGGTTGLPKLIPRTHDDYIYSLRVSAEICALDGNSVYLAVLPVAHNYPLSSPGTLGTLYAGGKVVLAPGASPDIAFPLIAKECVTITAVVPPLALIWLDAAGSRRDDLSSLQVLQVGGAKFSAEAAKRVRDAMGCTLQQVYGMAEGLVNYTRLDDPEDIVVNTQGRPMSPYDEIRLVDDDDCDVGPGDTGHLLTRGPYTIRGYYKAEKHNARAFTTDGFYRTGDLARLTSSGYLVIEGRAKDQINRGGDKVAAEEVENHLLAHPGVHDAAVVAMPDEFLGERTCAFVIPYPSSPLTAAELKAFLRERGLAAYKIPDRVELTDSFPKTGVGKVSKKALRELIASKQHALADL from the coding sequence ATGTTCAACGGTGAAGGAGAGATGAGCATGGTGCTGCCGGGATGCCCTGCATGGCCGGAAGAATGGGCCGAACACTACCGCGAGCTGGGATGCTGGCGCGGAGAGACGTTCGGCGGAATGCTGCGTCAGCGCGCCGCGGCTCACGGGGATCGCGTTGCTATCGTCAGCGGCGATCGGCGGATAAGCTATGCGGAGCTTGATGCCAGCGTGGACCGCCTCGCTGCCGGATTCCGCAACTTGGGGATTCGGCCGCGTGATCGGGTTATCGTTCAGCTGCCGAATATTCCGCAATTTTTTGAAGTTATTTTTGCGCTGTTCCGGTTGGGGGCCCTGCCCGTCTTCTCGCTGCCGGCGCACCGCAAGAGCGAGATCGTCTATTTATGCGAATTCACCGAAGCCGCGGCTTATATTATCCCTGATACCGACATGGGATTTGATTACCGGAAGCTTGCCGATCAGGCGCGGGAGGCGGCTCCAGGCTTGCGCCACGTGATTGTGGCGGGGAATCCGGGGAAGTACGCGGCGCTGGACGAGCTGTATGCCGAGCCTGCGGACGACATCGAGGGGCCGCGGCCCGAGGATGCTGCCTTTTTCCAGCTTTCCGGCGGGACGACCGGGCTTCCTAAGCTGATTCCCCGCACGCATGATGATTACATCTACAGTCTGCGGGTGAGCGCCGAGATCTGCGCTCTGGATGGGAACAGCGTCTATTTGGCGGTGCTTCCCGTCGCTCATAACTACCCGCTCAGCTCGCCGGGAACGCTGGGAACGCTCTATGCCGGCGGCAAGGTTGTGCTGGCGCCTGGAGCCAGCCCTGACATCGCGTTCCCCCTTATCGCGAAGGAATGCGTCACAATTACAGCCGTCGTGCCGCCGCTGGCCTTGATCTGGCTCGATGCGGCGGGATCCCGCCGTGATGACCTGTCTTCTCTTCAGGTCTTGCAGGTAGGCGGAGCCAAGTTCAGCGCGGAGGCGGCCAAGCGGGTACGCGATGCGATGGGGTGCACGCTGCAGCAGGTCTATGGAATGGCGGAAGGGCTGGTGAATTACACGAGGCTGGATGATCCGGAAGACATTGTCGTGAACACGCAAGGACGGCCGATGTCGCCATATGATGAAATCCGGCTGGTCGATGACGATGACTGCGATGTCGGGCCGGGGGATACGGGGCATCTGCTGACGCGCGGGCCTTATACCATCCGCGGCTATTACAAGGCCGAGAAGCATAACGCCAGGGCGTTCACGACCGACGGATTTTACCGTACGGGCGACTTGGCCCGATTGACCTCATCCGGTTATCTGGTCATTGAAGGCCGGGCGAAGGACCAAATTAATCGCGGCGGAGACAAGGTGGCGGCCGAAGAAGTAGAGAATCACCTTCTGGCCCATCCCGGCGTGCACGATGCGGCGGTGGTGGCGATGCCGGACGAGTTCCTCGGGGAGCGCACATGCGCCTTCGTTATTCCTTATCCGTCCTCGCCGCTGACGGCTGCTGAACTGAAAGCCTTCCTCAGGGAGCGAGGGTTAGCAGCTTACAAAATCCCCGATCGGGTGGAGCTCACGGATTCGTTCCCGAAGACGGGGGTTGGCAAGGTAAGCAAAAAGGCGCTGCGCGAGCTTATTGCCAGTAAGCAGCACGCGCTCGCCGATCTGTGA
- a CDS encoding 2,3-dihydro-2,3-dihydroxybenzoate dehydrogenase, which yields MEYPGIKGKVALVTGAAQGIGEAVARSLAGLGAIVAAVDQNAAGVEKLAAELRGAGNYRAAAYPADVGDRAAVEEAVERIEQELGPIEIVVNVAGLLRAGPIESLTDEDWQETFRVNVNGVFYVSRAAVRHMALRGSGAIVTVGSNAAGVPRMHMSAYAASKAAAAMFTKCLGLEYARNHIRCNIVAPGSTDTDMQRALWSGNDGAAAVISGSPEAFRLGIPLRKLAMPSDIADAVIFLVSDRARHITMHELCVDGGATLGC from the coding sequence GTGGAGTATCCAGGAATCAAGGGAAAAGTCGCATTGGTTACCGGCGCTGCCCAAGGCATCGGGGAAGCGGTGGCGCGGTCGCTTGCCGGACTCGGGGCGATCGTCGCGGCCGTCGATCAGAACGCCGCGGGCGTCGAGAAGCTCGCAGCCGAACTGCGCGGCGCGGGGAATTACCGTGCCGCAGCATACCCGGCAGACGTGGGAGACCGGGCGGCCGTGGAAGAAGCGGTGGAGCGAATCGAACAGGAGCTGGGTCCGATTGAGATTGTCGTCAATGTGGCGGGGCTGCTGCGGGCAGGGCCCATCGAGTCGCTTACCGATGAAGATTGGCAGGAGACCTTCAGGGTCAACGTCAACGGCGTATTTTATGTGTCCCGCGCTGCCGTCAGGCACATGGCGCTCCGCGGTTCCGGAGCCATTGTGACCGTAGGGTCGAACGCGGCCGGGGTGCCGCGGATGCATATGTCAGCCTATGCGGCTTCGAAGGCGGCCGCAGCCATGTTCACCAAATGTCTCGGGCTGGAGTACGCCCGGAACCATATCCGCTGCAATATCGTAGCGCCCGGATCCACGGACACGGACATGCAGCGGGCGTTATGGAGCGGCAATGACGGCGCGGCGGCCGTCATTAGCGGCTCGCCGGAGGCGTTCCGCTTGGGTATCCCGCTTCGCAAGCTGGCCATGCCCTCAGATATTGCCGATGCGGTGATCTTCCTCGTATCCGACCGGGCGCGGCATATTACGATGCATGAATTATGCGTCGACGGCGGTGCGACCTTGGGGTGCTGA
- a CDS encoding ABC transporter substrate-binding protein — MSKSQIHAKSSFMARMSGLLCCVLLGSVLTACSMAESEAAPTGQPSSVTASEVSAAAADSGAKPSGGERTVTDELGHEIRIPAEPKNIFAPNMEDSLLKLGVKPIAQWSNGNMGHDYLQEELKDVPKLDLSGGLPSPETLMAYNPDLIILHTDTYAQNGNYESYSKIAPTYVFKNASGNIEKSLTAIGDLLGKTEEANKALEAYQQKVKEGREKLKEAVGDKKVAIIRFAHKGVSLMGGQYLCGYVVHRDLELGISNLVGNENSASISMEILPELDADYIFVLNAYNQGTERMTEMMESPIWKSMPAVKEGHVYEVSNKYWLGSGLIAYEKIVDDTVRLLTE; from the coding sequence GTGTCAAAATCTCAAATTCATGCCAAGTCCAGCTTCATGGCCCGCATGTCGGGATTGCTGTGCTGCGTGCTTCTGGGAAGCGTGCTGACGGCCTGCTCGATGGCAGAGAGCGAAGCCGCGCCGACCGGCCAACCAAGCTCTGTAACCGCCTCGGAAGTGTCTGCCGCAGCGGCGGACAGCGGCGCGAAGCCTTCCGGCGGCGAGCGGACGGTAACGGACGAGCTTGGCCATGAAATCAGAATTCCCGCCGAGCCCAAGAACATTTTCGCTCCCAACATGGAAGATTCCTTGCTCAAGCTGGGCGTCAAGCCGATAGCGCAATGGTCCAACGGGAACATGGGGCATGATTACCTGCAAGAGGAATTGAAGGACGTGCCGAAGCTTGATCTCTCGGGAGGACTGCCATCGCCGGAGACGTTAATGGCTTACAATCCTGACTTGATTATTTTGCATACGGACACCTATGCCCAGAACGGGAACTATGAAAGCTACTCCAAGATTGCGCCAACCTATGTATTCAAAAATGCTTCCGGAAATATTGAGAAATCCCTCACTGCCATTGGAGATCTGCTTGGCAAAACCGAGGAGGCCAATAAGGCGCTGGAGGCTTATCAGCAAAAAGTGAAGGAAGGCCGGGAAAAGCTGAAGGAAGCGGTCGGAGACAAAAAGGTGGCGATTATCCGCTTTGCCCATAAAGGCGTCAGCCTGATGGGCGGCCAATACTTGTGCGGTTATGTCGTGCACCGCGATCTGGAGCTCGGGATATCCAATCTGGTAGGGAATGAGAATAGCGCCAGCATATCTATGGAGATTCTCCCGGAATTGGACGCGGACTATATTTTTGTTCTCAATGCCTATAACCAGGGGACGGAGCGCATGACAGAAATGATGGAAAGTCCAATCTGGAAGAGCATGCCTGCCGTCAAGGAGGGCCATGTATACGAAGTCAGCAATAAATATTGGCTTGGCAGCGGGCTCATCGCTTACGAAAAAATTGTAGACGACACGGTTCGGCTGCTGACGGAATGA